Proteins encoded by one window of Candidatus Rokuibacteriota bacterium:
- a CDS encoding glycosyltransferase: MITRVSVVIPVFNQLALTRGCLESLRATTVPLDLVVVDNGSTDATGEFFRSFAYPYPLSYRRNAGNLGLIKALNQGWRLAPGEFVCFLHNDTEMRDPRWLERLVEALESDPSVGLAGLYGAKRVRRDGRYAGRTIVHCLADAPTLRDPMAEVAVVDGVCLFIRRSLLEELGGVDEGYGFFHGYDKDLSFEVREHGRRCVVVNAPFVHHGGRTRMSLAGEAAWNGDELVQRREAWARFARKWAHRLPCDVRTPQERLGDWVSKLR; the protein is encoded by the coding sequence ATGATCACGCGGGTGAGCGTGGTGATCCCGGTCTTCAATCAGCTCGCCCTCACGCGCGGCTGTCTCGAGAGCCTTCGCGCGACGACGGTGCCGCTCGATCTGGTCGTCGTCGACAACGGCTCGACCGACGCAACGGGCGAGTTCTTCCGGTCCTTCGCCTATCCCTATCCTCTTAGCTACCGCCGGAACGCTGGAAACCTGGGCCTGATCAAGGCGCTGAACCAGGGCTGGCGACTTGCCCCCGGCGAGTTCGTCTGCTTTCTGCACAACGATACCGAGATGCGGGATCCGCGGTGGCTCGAGCGGCTCGTCGAGGCGCTCGAATCCGATCCGTCGGTGGGGCTGGCAGGTCTGTACGGGGCGAAGCGGGTCCGGCGTGACGGCCGGTACGCCGGGCGGACCATCGTCCACTGCCTTGCTGACGCTCCGACACTCCGGGACCCGATGGCGGAAGTGGCGGTGGTGGACGGGGTATGCCTCTTCATCCGCCGGAGTCTCCTGGAAGAGCTGGGCGGCGTCGACGAGGGGTACGGCTTCTTTCACGGCTACGACAAAGACCTCTCGTTCGAGGTGCGCGAGCACGGGCGGCGTTGCGTGGTCGTGAACGCGCCGTTCGTCCACCACGGGGGGCGGACGCGGATGAGCCTGGCCGGTGAGGCGGCCTGGAACGGGGACGAGCTGGTGCAGCGGCGGGAGGCCTGGGCCCGCTTCGCCAGGAAATGGGCGCATCGGCTTCCCTGCGACGTGCGCACGCCGCAGGAGCGGCTGGGCGACTGGGTCTCCAAGCTTCGATGA